Proteins from one Mastacembelus armatus chromosome 16, fMasArm1.2, whole genome shotgun sequence genomic window:
- the glrx3 gene encoding glutaredoxin 3 has translation MAKVVEATNQQQFEDFLAKAGKYLTVVHFQAAWAPQCGHMNEVMAELAKEHTGTTFVKVEAEAVPEVSEKYEISSVPTFLFFKAGEKVDRLDGAHAPELTKKVQRLAVTGSPSGATESSTTDLNQRLKKLINAAPCMLFMKGSPQEPRCGFSRQIVALLKERNIQFSSFDILSDEEVRQGLKTYSNWPTYPQLYVNGELVGGLDIVKELAESGELENTCPKAVTLEHRLKTLINQRPVMLFMKGNKEAARCGFSRQILEILNGTGVNYDTFDILQDEEVRQGLKTYSNWPTYPQLYVKGELIGGLDIVKELKESGDLVSVLKGES, from the coding sequence ATGGCGAAAGTCGTGGAGGCAACGAACCAACAGCAGTTTGAAGATTTTTTAGCCAAAGCTGGAAAATACCTGACCGTGGTTCATTTCCAGGCGGCATGGGCTCCTCAGTGCGGCCACATGAACGAAGTGATGGCCGAGCTGGCCAAGGAGCACACGGGCACCACGTTTGTCAAAGTGGAGGCGGAAGCTGTACCGGAGGTGTCGGAGAAATATGAAATCTCCTCTGTCCccactttccttttcttcaaGGCGGGAGAGAAAGTGGACCGCCTGGACGGGGCCCATGCTCCAGAGCTGACCAAGAAGGTGCAGCGCTTGGCAGTGACTGGGAGTCCCAGCGGAGCTACGGAAAGTAGCACCACAGACCTGAACCAGCGCCTGAAGAAGCTGATCAACGCGGCGCCCTGCATGCTTTTTATGAAAGGGTCTCCACAGGAGCCGCGCTGCGGCTTCAGCCGGCAGATTGTGGCCCTGCTGAAGGAGCGCAACATCCAGTTCAGCAGCTTTGACATCCTTTCCGACGAGGAGGTCCGACAGGGCCTGAAGACCTACTCCAACTGGCCCACCTACCCTCAGCTCTATGTGAATGGAGAGCTGGTCGGGGGCCTGGACATAGTGAAAGAGCTAGCTGAGTCCGGAGAGTTGGAGAACACCTGCCCAAAGGCTGTCACCTTGGAGCACCGCCTGAAGACCCTCATCAACCAGAGGCCAGTCATGCTGTTCATGAAGGGCAACAAGGAGGCTGCAAGATGTGGCTTCAGCAGGCAGATACTGGAGATCCTGAATGGCACTGGTGTGAATTATGACACCTTTGATATTCTGCAGGATGAAGAGGTGCGTCAGGGGCTCAAGACTTACTCTAACTGGCCAACCTACCCCCAGCTCTATGTGAAAGGAGAGCTAATCGGAGGTTTGGACATAGTCAAAGAGCTGAAGGAGAGTGGAGACCTGGTATCAGTGCTGAAGGGGGAATCGTAG
- the LOC113136382 gene encoding apolipoprotein M, whose amino-acid sequence MWHQVLPYFLFLYNLLYKAIVPCSFPELLPANTVNRQQYLGKWYFKAAVGHRETDIEQFKAVDNILFIMEETANNTLLLTGRIRMGDNCIKKNWTYHIDSEKDELQLEGRPDRRNLLWKGKWANCSNCIIFQEIEPPLSETDPMDSLHRMMLYARQIDGDSEMVTTFLKNTACHNMLASVRLPQEKEVCT is encoded by the exons ATGTGGCATCAGGTGCtaccatattttctgtttttatataacTTGCTGTATAAGGCCATTGTTCCCTGCTCATTTCCTGAGCTGTTGCCTGCAAACACTGTCAACCGTCAGCAG TATCTGGGGAAATGgtattttaaagcagcagtcGGTCATAGAGAGACTGACATCGAGCAGTTCAAAGCAGTGGACAACATTTTGTTCATCATGGAAGAGACAGCCAATAACACCCTACTGCTGACTGGACGTATTCGCAT GGGAGataactgcattaaaaaaaactggacCTATCATATAGATTCTGAGAAGGATGAATTGCAACTGGAAG GAAGGCCAGATCGGAGGAACCTGCTGTGGAAGGGCAAGTGGGCCAACTGCAGCAACTGCATCATCTTCCAGGAAATAGAACCACCTCTAAGCGAGACTGACCCAATGGACTCCCTGCACAGAATGATGCTATATG CTAGGCAGATAGATGGGGACTCTGAGATGGTGACgacatttctgaaaaacacgGCTTGTCATAACATGTTGGCAAGTGTCAGACTACCTCAGGAAAAAG AAGTCTGCACCTAA